One Tenrec ecaudatus isolate mTenEca1 chromosome 12, mTenEca1.hap1, whole genome shotgun sequence DNA segment encodes these proteins:
- the BMP2 gene encoding bone morphogenetic protein 2, whose amino-acid sequence MVAGTRCLLALLLPQVLLGGAAGLVPELARRKFAAASGRSSSQPSDDVLNEFELRLLSMFGLKQRPTPSRDAVVPPYMLDLYHRHSGQPGARTPDHRLEKATSRANTVRSFHHEESLEDLPETNGKTARRFFFNLTSIPTEEFITSAELQVFREEMQQALANGSSFHHRINIYEIIKPAPTDSQFPVTRLLDTRLVNQNASKWESFDVTPAVTRWTAQGHVNHGFVVEVTHLEEARGVSKRHVRISRSLHHGEHSWSQIRPLLVTFGHDGNGHPLHKREKRQAKHKQRKRLKYGCKRHPLYVDFSDVGWNDWIVAPPGYHAFYCHGECPFPLADHLNSTNHAIVQTLVNSVNAKIPRACCVPTELSPISMLYLDENEKVVLKNYQDMVVEGCGCR is encoded by the exons ATGGTGGCCGGGACCCGCTGTCTTCTAGCGTTGCTGCTTCCCCAGGTCCTCCTGGGCGGCGCGGCTGGCCTGGTTCCAGAGCTGGCCCGGAGGAAGTTCGCCGCAGCGTCGGGTCGTTCCTCGTCTCAGCCCTCTGACGACGTCCTGAACGAGTTTGAGTTGCGGCTGCTCAGCATGTTCGGCCTGAAGCAGAGACCCACCCCCAGTAGGGACGCCGTGGTGCCCCCCTACATGCTGGACTTGTATCACCGGCACTCGGGCCAGCCAGGTGCTCGCACCCCAGACCACCGGCTGGAAAAGGCCACCAGCCGGGCCAACACGGTGCGCAGCTTCCACCATGAAG AATCTTTGGAAGACCTTCCAGAGACAAATGGGAAAACAGCCCGCCGATTCTTCTTTAATTTAACATCTATCCCCACCGAAGAGTTCATCACTTCAGCGGAACTCCAGGTCTTTCGGGAAGAGATGCAGCAAGCTTTGGCAAATGGCAGCAGTTTCCATCATCGAATTAATATTTATGAAATCATCAAACCTGCACCCACTGACTCCCAATTCCCGGTGACCAGACTTTTGGACACCAGGCTGGTGAATCAGAACGCAAGCAAGTGGGAGAGCTTTGATGTCACGCCCGCGGTGACGCGGTGGACCGCACAGGGGCACGTCAATCATGGCTTTGTGGTGGAAGTGACCCACTTAGAGGAGGCGCGCGGCGTCTCCAAGAGACACGTCCGGATTAGCAGGTCTTTGCACCACGGTGAACACAGCTGGTCACAAATCAGGCCGCTACTCGTAACTTTTGGCCACGATGGGAATGGACATCCCCTCCACAAGAGAGAAAAGCGTCAAGCAAAACACAAACAGCGGAAGCGCCTGAAGTACGGCTGTAAGAGACACCCTTTGTACGTGGACTTCAGTGATGTGGGGTGGAATGACTGGATTGTGGCACCACCAGGATATCACGCCTTTTACTGCCACGgggaatgcccctttcccctggcAGATCACCTGAACTCCACGAATCATGCCATCGTTCAGACGTTGGTCAATTCCGTGAACGCTAAGATCCCTAGGGCGTGCTGCGTCCCAACTGAACTCAGTCCCATTTCCATGCTGTACCTTGACGAAAATGAAAAGGTCGTATTAAAGAACTACCAGGACATGGTTGTGGAGGGTTGTGGGTGTCGTTAG